Proteins encoded together in one Solanum lycopersicum chromosome 7, SLM_r2.1 window:
- the LOC138337498 gene encoding uncharacterized protein gives MSTFEGGQTSRGSNSPDQGSYGSQKRPTGRGNYSGFSGSTQQFPGNRFCFTCGDPDHLMCQCTSQRGRGGPRPNSSFQTRPPVPQGRGHGRVQSCRSDSFKLEVDEEATAKLSRGHLRQRPLMLLLQLGTKPFSIPPYRMAPTEFKELKDHLEDLLSKGLIRPSVSPWGAPVLSVKKKDGTMRMCIDYRQLNKLQRASLFSKIDLRSGYHQLNIRASDNPKTAFRTRKRDLNKRQWRWLELLKDYDVTILYHPGKANVVADALSRKTPSMGSLVALSIEERPLARNVQILANSLVRLQISEEIEQIRAHQFDDEKLCLIRDNVLIGEAKKAVLDYDGVLWTRGRICVPRSCDLIRLILEEAHCSLYYIHPGAVKMYHDLSQHYWWCGMKRDISNFVLRCLTCQQFKCKYQRPEGVSQRMPISTWMWERITMDFVVGFHTTIGGYDSIWVVVDWLTKSAHFIPVRVKYTAEKLAELYISQILDMITAFHPQTDGQSERTIQALYERRCRSLIGWFDSVKMDSLDTNLLRVHMEQVRVIKYRLLTAQSLQKSYADRRIRALVIMEGDHVWF, from the exons atgtcgacatttgagggtggccagacatctaggggttctaATAGCCCGGATCAGGGCTCGTACGGTTCACAGAAGCGACCTACAGGGCGAGGCAATTATAGTGGattttcagggtccacacagCAGTTCCCAGGTAatagattttgttttacttgtggagatcccgatcatctaatgtgtcagtgtacttctcaaagaggtcgtggtgggcctcgacctaattcttcattccagactagaccaccagtaccacagggtagaggtcaTGGCAGAGTTCAGTCATGTAGAAGTGATAGTTTCaa GctggaggtggacgaggaggccactgctaAGCTTTCCCGGGGACACCTGAGGCAGAGACCTTTGATGTTGTTATTACAG CTGGGCACTAAGCCTTTTTCTATCCCTCCATACCGTATGGCTCCAACAGAGtttaaagaattgaaggatcacTTAgaggatttattgagtaagggtttaaTTCGCCCTAGTgtgtcaccttggggtgcccctgtattgtctgtgaagaagaaggatgggactatgagaatgtgtattgattacagacagttgaacaag TTACAgagagcatcattgttctctaagattgatttgaggtctgggtatcatcagttgaatattagggcatcagataaccctaagacagcttttcggacCCG CAAGAGGGATTTGAACAAAAGGCAatggagatggcttgagttgctgaaggactatgatgtgaccattctgtatcatccgggaaaggctaatgttgtggccgatgctctgagtaggaagactcctagcatggggagtcttgtaGCTCTTAGTATTGAagagagaccattggctagaaatgtgcagatattagctaacagtcttgtccgcttgcagatttcagaagaga tcgagcaaatacgtgcacaccagtttgatgatgaaaaattatgtctcattcgagacaatGTATTGATAGGGGAAGCTAAGAAGGCTGTCCTTGATTATGACGGAGTCTTGTGGACCAGAGGCAGAATTTGTGTGCCCAGGTCAtgcgatttgattagattgattcttgaggaggcccattgttctTTGTATTACATCCATCCGGGAGCGgtgaagatgtatcatgatctgagtcagcattactggtggtgtgggatgaaaagagatatttcaaactttgttttgaggtgtttgacttgccagcagtTCAAGTGCAAGTACCAGCGGCCCGAGGGTGTATCTCAAAGGATGCCTATTTCTACCTGGAtgtgggagcggattactatggactttgttgtgggttttcATACCACAATtggtggttatgactctatttgggtcgTTGTTGATTGGCTAACAAAGTCTGCCCATTTCATTCCTGTTCGGGTGAAGTATACGGCAGAAAAGTTAGCTGAGTTATATATAagtcagatt ttagatatgattacagcctttcaccctcagactgatgggcagtctgagcggaccattcag GCGTTGTATGAAAGACGATGTAGGTCTcttattggttggtttgattcggtgaagatggactctttggatacaaaCTTGCTTAGAGTTCATATGGAGCAAGTCCGTGTGATtaagtatagattattgacagctcagagtctacagaagagttatgcagaccggAGAATTAGAGCCTTAGTgattatggagggtgatcatgtttggttCTAA